In one Populus nigra chromosome 12, ddPopNigr1.1, whole genome shotgun sequence genomic region, the following are encoded:
- the LOC133670097 gene encoding uncharacterized protein LOC133670097 isoform X1, which translates to MSIPPSSSTSQQFTYAASATSATATATAANGTYFPTPFHLQQSDPYPKPYVTPPPTVMAPVYPPAPIGPVYSLPQYQQAQQLFQRDAQTITPEALEGVKAALASSEIEHKAETKKKAVPRKAAGLTWEDPTLAEWPENDYRVFCGDLGNEVNDDVLSKAFSRFPSFNLARVVRDKRSGKTKGYGFVSFANPTDLAAALKEMNGKYVGNRPIKLRKSNWKERTDYGALDRHKNHNHKKPKLSKKSILHK; encoded by the exons ATGTCGATCCCTCCATCTTCATCAACTTCACAGCAATTCACATACGCAGCATCCGCAACATCTGCAACAGCGACAGCAACAGCAGCAAACGGCACGTATTTCCCTACCCCCTTTCACCTACAGCAATCGGACCCTTACCCAAAACCATATGTCACCCCACCTCCTACCGTTATGGCGCCCGTTTACCCGCCTGCCCCGATTGGACCCGTTTACTCTCTCCCCCAGTACCAGCAG GCGCAACAATTATTTCAAAGGGATGCACAAACGATTACACCTGAAGCACTTGAGGGTGTAAAAGCAGCCCTTGCGAGTAGTGAGATTGAACATAAAGCagaaactaaaaagaaagcAGTTCCTCGTAAAGCTGCTGGCCTGACATGGGAGGATCCAACTCTTGCAGAATGGCCTGAAA ATGACTACCGCGTATTTTGTGGTGATCTCGGTAATGAGGTGAATGATGATGTTCTTTCAAAAGCATTTTCGAGGTTTCCTTCTTTTAACTTGGCCAGA GTTGTCAGGGATAAGCGGAGTGGCAAGACCAAGGGCTATGGATTTGTTAGCTTTGCCAACCCTACTGACCTAGCTGCTGCACTTAAGGAGATGAATG GTAAATATGTTGGAAACCGGCCCATCAAATTACGGAAGAGCAACTGGAAGGAGAGGACAGATTATGGAGCACTAGATAGACACAAg AACCACAATCATAAGAAACCGAAGCTTTCGAAGAAGAGCATATTGCACAAGTAA
- the LOC133670097 gene encoding uncharacterized protein LOC133670097 isoform X2, giving the protein MSIPPSSSTSQQFTYAASATSATATATAANGTYFPTPFHLQQSDPYPKPYVTPPPTVMAPVYPPAPIGPVYSLPQYQQAQQLFQRDAQTITPEALEGVKAALASSEIEHKAETKKKAVPRKAAGLTWEDPTLAEWPENDYRVFCGDLGNEVNDDVLSKAFSRFPSFNLARIFL; this is encoded by the exons ATGTCGATCCCTCCATCTTCATCAACTTCACAGCAATTCACATACGCAGCATCCGCAACATCTGCAACAGCGACAGCAACAGCAGCAAACGGCACGTATTTCCCTACCCCCTTTCACCTACAGCAATCGGACCCTTACCCAAAACCATATGTCACCCCACCTCCTACCGTTATGGCGCCCGTTTACCCGCCTGCCCCGATTGGACCCGTTTACTCTCTCCCCCAGTACCAGCAG GCGCAACAATTATTTCAAAGGGATGCACAAACGATTACACCTGAAGCACTTGAGGGTGTAAAAGCAGCCCTTGCGAGTAGTGAGATTGAACATAAAGCagaaactaaaaagaaagcAGTTCCTCGTAAAGCTGCTGGCCTGACATGGGAGGATCCAACTCTTGCAGAATGGCCTGAAA ATGACTACCGCGTATTTTGTGGTGATCTCGGTAATGAGGTGAATGATGATGTTCTTTCAAAAGCATTTTCGAGGTTTCCTTCTTTTAACTTGGCCAGA ATTTTTCTTTGA